Proteins encoded within one genomic window of Camelina sativa cultivar DH55 chromosome 19, Cs, whole genome shotgun sequence:
- the LOC104767313 gene encoding (Z)-3-hexen-1-ol acetyltransferase-like, whose amino-acid sequence MDHQVSLPTSSTTGLSFKVHRRQPELITPAKPTPRELKPLSDIDDQQGLRFQIPVIFFYRPNLTTDLDPVQVIKKALAEALVYYYPLAGRLRELSNRKLAVDCTGEGVLFIEAEANVALAELEEADALLPPFPCLEELLFDVEGSTDVINTPLLLFQVTRLKCRGFIFALRCNHTMIDAAGLSLFLKSLCELACGLHAPSVPPVWDRHLLTVSASEARVTHTHREYDDQVEINAVAAREPLVSRSFFFRVEEISAIRGLLRHDLRNTSFEALSSFLWRCRTIALNPDPNTEMRLTCIINSRSKLSNPPLSPGYYGNVFVIPPAIARARDLMDKPLEFALRLIQETKSSVTEDYVRSVTALMATRGRPMFVLAGNYLISDLRHFDLGEVDFGPWGKPVYGGTAKAGITGFPGVSFYVPFENKKGETGTVVAISLPLRAMERFVTELHGVVNVFKR is encoded by the exons ATGGACCATCAAGTGTCTTTGCCGACATCTTCCACCACCGGTCTCTCGTTCAAGGTGCATCGCCGGCAGCCGGAACTAATCACTCCGGCTAAACCAACGCCACGAGAGCTCAAGCCTCTCTCTGACATAGATGACCAACAAGGGCTAAGATTTCAAATCCCGgttatatttttctatagaCCTAATCTTACAACTGATCTCGATCCGGTCCAAGTGATAAAGAAAGCCCTAGCCGAGGCGCTGGTTTACTACTATCCGCTCGCTGGTAGGCTCCGGGAACTTTCAAACCGGAAACTCGCAGTGGACTGTACCGGTGAAGGCGTTTTGTTCATTGAAGCTGAAGCTAACGTGGCGCTTGCTGAGTTGGAGGAAGCTGATGCGCTTCTCCCTCCTTTCCCTTGCTTAGAAGAGCTTCTCTTTGACGTGGAAGGTTCGACCGATGTGATTAACACTCCATTACTTCTTTTCCAG GTCACTCGCTTGAAATGCAGGGGATTTATATTTGCCCTCCGTTGCAACCACACCATGATCGATGCAGCCGGTCTCTCACTCTTTCTAAAATCACTATGCGAGTTGGCGTGTGGGCTTCATGCCCCCTCGGTCCCACCCGTATGGGATCGACATTTGTTGACTGTGAGTGCTTCCGAGGCGCGTGTGACCCATACGCACCGTGAGTACGATGATCAGGTGGAAATCAATGCGGTAGCGGCAAGAGAACCTTTGGTTAGCCGGTCTTTCTTCTTTAGGGTGGAAGAGATCTCCGCCATACGGGGACTCCTTCGGCATGATCTCCGAAACACCTCATTTGAAGCGTTGTCGTCGTTTTTATGGCGTTGTCGGACAATCGCGTTGAATCCTGACCCCAACACTGAGATGCGACTTACTTGCATCATCAACTCGCGTTCCAAGCTTAGTAACCCACCGCTATCGCCGGGTTACTATGGAAACGTGTTCGTCATTCCCCCGGCAATAGCGAGAGCAAGAGATCTTATGGATAAACCGCTTGAGTTTGCTTTGAGGTTGATACAAGAAACGAAGTCCAGCGTAACGGAGGACTACGTCCGCTCGGTAACAGCCCTAATGGCGACAAGAGGCCGGCCTATGTTTGTGTTGGCGGGGAACTACCTAATATCTGATTTACGACATTTTGATTTAGGAGAAGTTGATTTCGGGCCATGGGGTAAGCCCGTGTATGGTGGAACCGCTAAGGCCGGTATCACAGGTTTTCCGGGAGTGAGTTTCTACGTGccgtttgaaaataaaaaaggtgaGACAGGAACCGTTGTGGCGATTAGCTTGCCGCTACGGGCGATGGAGAGGTTCGTAACAGAGCTACATGGCGTGGTTAATGTGTTTAAGAGGTGA
- the LOC104763976 gene encoding non-specific phospholipase C4-like, whose amino-acid sequence MVERTESSGSYPIKTVVVLVQENRSFDHTLGWFKELNREIDGNTKSDPKSNPVSFSDPNALRVVFGDQSQYVDQDPGHSIQDIYEQVFGKPWDSGKPDLNPGPATMSGFAQNAERNKKGMSSAVMNGFKPDALPVYKELVQNFAICDRWFASVPASTQPNRLYVHSATSHGATSNDKKLLIEGFPQKTIFESLDEAGLSFGIYHQFPPSTLFYRNLRKLKYLTRFHQYGIQFKKDCKEGKLPNYVVVEQRWFDLLSTPANDDHPSHDVSEGQKLVKEVYEALRSSPQWNEILFIITYDEHGGFYDHVPTPIDGVPNPDGILGPPPYNFEFNRLGVRVPTFFISPWIEPGTVIHGPNGPYPRSQYEHSSIPATVKKIFNLKDFLTKRDSWAGTFESVISRDSPRQDCPETLSTPVKLRATVARENAQLSEFQEELVIMAAGLKGDYKNEELIHKLCKETCVADASKYVTNAFDTFIEESRKARERGCDENDIIYCVDDDDDHHHVVTPTQSSHSEAPNAAPKPKTQRSFFSKLFSCFVRHD is encoded by the exons ATGGTCGAGAGGACGGAAAGCTCAGGTTCGTATCCGATCAAAACCGTCGTCGTTTTGGTTCAAGAGAATCGCTCGTTTGACCATACCCTCGGCTGGTTTAAAGAATTAAACCGGGAAATCGACGGCAACACGAAATCTGATCCCAAATCAAACCCGGTCTCGTTCTCCGACCCAAACGCTCTCCGTGTCGTCTTCGGAGACCAGTCTCAGTACGTTGACCAGGATCCAGGTCACTCCATTCAGGATATCTATGAACAAGTGTTTGGTAAGCCATGGGATTCAGGCAAACCGGATCTAAACCCGGGTCCAGCTACCATGTCCGGTTTTGCTCAAAATGCCGAGAGAAATAAGAAAGGGATGTCCTCCGCGGTTATGAACGGGTTCAAGCCAGACGCTTTGCCGGTTTACAAGGAATTGGTTCAAAATTTCGCCATATGTGATAG GTGGTTTGCGTCGGTTCCAGCATCGACGCAGCCAAACCGATTATACGTACACTCGGCAACATCACATGGAGCAACGAGCAACGACAAGAAGTTGCTAATCGAAGGGTTTCCACAGAAGACGATATTTGAATCGCTCGACGAAGCTGGTTTAAGCTTTGGCATTTACCACCAATTCCCTCCTTCTACTCTCTTCTATAG gAACTTGAGAAAGCTGAAGTATTTGACACGTTTCCACCAATACGGAATACAATTTAAGAAAGATTGTAAAGAAGGAAAACTACCAAACTACGTCGTAGTGGAACAACGTTGGTTTGATCTATTGTCAACTCCAGCCAACGACGATCATCCATCTCACGACGTCTCCGAAGGTCAAAAACTTGTGAAAGAGGTCTACGAGGCATTGAGATCGAGTCCTCAATGGAACGAGATTTTATTCATTATAACGTATGACGAGCATGGTGGATTTTACGACCATGTACCTACTCCCATCGACGGAGTTCCTAATCCTGATGGTATCTTAGGACCACCACCTTATAATTTTGAGTTTAACCGGCTCGGAGTTAGGGTTCCGACATTCTTCATCTCTCCTTGGATTGAGCCTGGGACag TTATTCATGGACCAAATGGGCCGTACCCAAGGTCACAATATGAGCATTCATCAATTCCCGCAACGGTCaagaaaattttcaatctcAAAGATTTCTTAACAAAGAGAGATTCATGGGCTGGCACTTTTGAATCTGTTATTTCTAGAGATTCACCAAGACAAGATTGCCCTG aAACATTATCAACTCCGGTTAAGCTAAGAGCGACGGTGGCAAGAGAAAATGCACAATTAAGCGAATTTCAAGAAGAGCTTGTAATAATGGCTGCGGGATTAAAAGGAGACTACAAAAACGAAGAATTGATCCACAAGCTATGCAAAGAAACTTGCGTTGCTGACGCTTCCAAATACGTTACGAACGCGTTTGATACGTTTATAGAAGAGTCTAGGAAAGCAAGAGAAAGAGGATGTGATGAGAACGACATCATTTattgtgttgatgatgatgatgatcatcatcatgttgTGACACCAACACAATCATCACATTCAGAAGCACCAAATGCTGCTCCTAAACCGAAAACTCAAAGGTCGTTTTTCAGTAAGTTATTCTCTTGCTTTGTTCGCCATGAttga
- the LOC104763974 gene encoding uncharacterized protein LOC104763974 isoform X1, producing the protein MKLFDAHCHLQDKRVIDKASQLISAALAVGVTNFAVNGTSEKDWDLVIEMGETYPSVVPCFGIHPWFIADRSPHWFNTLKKLFETTPTAAVGEIGLDKGPLAAGIDYSDQLVVFRPQLELAKELNRPVAVHCIDAFDDLLEIMRSVGPFPAGVILHSFNGSAEVVPKLAELGAYFSFSGWFTYIDEKIAKKTLKSIPSDRFLLETDSPDGLPKSDESTSDPKPTLNEPANILAVLDYVANLSNMKKEELAELSYVNTVRLFSYPGSKLLTQQ; encoded by the exons ATGAAGTTGTTTGATGCTCATTGTCACCTTCAAGACAAGAGGGTCATCGACAAAGCCTCCCAGCTCATATCTGCAGCTTTAGCTGTCGGTGTTACCAATTTCGCAGTCAATGGGACCTCCGAG AAAGATTGGGACTTGGTGATAGAGATGGGAGAGACGTATCCTTCTGTTGTTCCTTGCTTTGGAATTCATCCTTG GTTTATTGCTGATAGAAGCCCTCATTGGTTTAACACATTGAAGAAGTTATTTGAGACCACTCCTACTGCTGCTGTTGGAGAA ATTGGGTTGGACAAAGGTCCCTTAGCAGCAGGAATTGATTACTCAGACCAGCTAGTCGTGTTTCGCCCGCAGCTTGAACTTGCAAAAGAGCTGAACAGACCTGTAGCAGTTCATTGCATTGATGCATTTGATGATCTCCTAGAGATAATGAG ATCCGTGGGACCTTTTCCTGCTGGTGTGATTCTTCATTCATTCAATGGTTCAGCTGAAGTTGTTCCTAAACTCGCTGAGCTTGGTGCATACTTCTCCTTTTCTGGCTGGTTTACTTACATTGATGAGAAAATTGCAAAGAAGACTCTGAAatcg ATTCCTTCTGATAGGTTCTTATTGGAGACGGATTCACCTGACGGGTTACCAAAATCAGATGAGAGTACTTCGGATCCAAAACCAACTCTCAATGAGCCTGCAAACATTCTTGCT GTACTAGATTATGTTGCGAACCTGTCAAACATGAAGAAGGAAGAACTCGCGGAGTTAAGTTATGTAAACACTGTGAGATTGTTCTCTTATCCAGGTTCTAAACTGCTTACACAGCAGTAA
- the LOC104763975 gene encoding non-specific phospholipase C3: MVAETSSGGGSSSSPIKTVVVLVQENRSFDHMLGWFKELNPDIDGVSESEPRSNPFSTSDPNSAQVFFGKESQNIDPDPGHSFQAIYEQVFGKPFSHESPYPDPKMNGFVQNAEAITKGMSEKVVMQGFPPERLPVFKELVQEFAVCDRWFSSLPSSTQPNRLYVHSATSNGAFSNDTNTLVRGFPQRTVFESLEESGFTFGIYYQSFPNCLFYRNIRKLKYVDNFHEYHLSFKRHCKAGKLPNYVVIEPRYFKIMSAPANDDHPKNDVADGQNLVKEIYEALRASPQWNEILFVVVYDEHGGYYDHVPTPVIGVPNPDGLVGPEPYNFKFDRLGVRVPALLISPWIEPGTVLHEPNGPEPTSQFEHSSIPATLKKIFNLKSFLTKRDEWAGTLDAVINRTSPRTDCPVTLPELPRLRDIDIGTQEEDEDLTDFQIELIQAAAVLKGDHIKDIYPLKLTENMKVLDAAKYVEEAFTRFYGESKKAKEGGRDEHEILDLSKGSTRHSNPKSFIQKLFSCLICDN; encoded by the exons ATGGTGGCGGAGACGAGCTCTGGTGGTggctcatcatcttctccgatCAAAACCGTTGTCGTTTTGGTCCAGGAGAACAGGTCGTTCGACCACATGTTAGGTTGGTTCAAGGAGCTTAACCCAGATATCGATGGAGTATCCGAATCCGAACCAAGATCCAACCCATTCTCCACGTCCGACCCTAACTCTGCTCAAGTCTTCTTCGGCAAAGAATCTCAGAACATTGATCCTGATCCCGGTCACTCTTTTCAG gcgATATACGAACAAGTGTTCGGGAAACCGTTCAGCCACGAGAGTCCGTACCCGGATCCGAAAATGAACGGGTTCGTACAAAACGCAGAGGCGATCACAAAAGGCATGTCGGAGAAAGTAGTGATGCAAGGTTTTCCGCCGGAGAGACTTCCGGTATTCAAAGAACTAGTTCAAGAATTCGCCGTGTGTGACCGGTGGTTCTCGTCGTTGCCGTCGTCGACGCAGCCTAACCGACTCTACGTACATTCGGCGACTTCAAACGGTGCGTTTAGTAATGACACTAACACACTTGTACGTGGGTTTCCTCAGAGGACAGTGTTCGAGTCGCTTGAAGAGAGTGGTTTCACGTTTGGGATTTATTACCAATCTTTTCCTAATTGCCTCTTTTACAG GAACATAAGGAAATTGAAGTACGTGGACAATTTCCATGAATATCACTTGAGTTTCAAGAGACATTGCAAAGCAGGGAAGCTTCCAAACTATGTGGTCATCGAACCGAGATACTTCAAGATTATGTCGGCTCCAGCCAATGATGATCACCCCAAAAACGACGTCGCTGATGGCCAAAACCTAGTCAAGGAGATCTACGAAGCCTTAAGAGCTAGTCCTCAGTGGAACGAGattctctttgttgttgtttatgatGAACATGGAGGTTATTATGACCATGTCCCTACGCCAGTCATTGGTGTCCCAAACCCTGATGGTCTTGTTGGACCCGAGCCTTACAATTTTAAGTTTGATCGACTTGGTGTTAGGGTTCCTGCATTGCTGATTTCACCTTGGATTGAACCCGGAACCG TGTTGCATGAGCCAAACGGACCAGAGCCAACGTCGCAGTTTGAGCACTCATCAATCCCGGCAAcactgaaaaaaatattcaacctCAAGAGCTTTCTTACAAAGCGTGACGAATGGGCAGGAACACTCGATGCTGTCATCAACCGGACCAGCCCAAGGACAGACTGCCCCG TTACGTTACCAGAACTTCCACGGCTAAGAGACATAGACATTGGaacacaagaagaagacgaagatctCACTGATTTTCAAATTGAGTTGATTCAAGCAGCGGCTGTACTAAAAGGAGATCATATAAAAGACATTTACCCGTTGAAGCTCACGGAGAACATGAAGGTTTTGGATGCAGCAAAGTACGTAGAAGAAGCTTTCACTAGATTCTATGGTGAGTCCAAAAAAGCTAAAGAGGGAGGTCGTGATGAACATGAGATCCTTGATCTTTCTAAAGGATCTACTCGTCACTCGAATCCAAAATCTTTCATTCAGAAGTTGTTCTCTTGTTTGATTTGTGATAATTGA
- the LOC104763977 gene encoding non-specific phospholipase C5: protein MAETKEGSRSSYPIKTVVVLVQENRSFDHTLGWFKELNREIGGVIKSDQKFNPVLSSDLNSSHIVVFDDQSQYVDPNPGHSIRDIYEQVFGKPWDSVHPDPNPGPATMSGFAQNAERKMKGMSSAVMNGFKPDALPVYKDLVQNYAICDKWFASVPGATQPNRLFVHSATSHGTTCNDRKLLIEGFPQKTIFESLDEAGFTFGIYYQCFPTTLFYRNMRKLKYLTHFHDYGLKFKKDCKEGKLPNYVVVEQRWYDLLSNPANDDHPSHDVSQGQKLVKEVYEALRSSPQWNEILFIITYDEHGGFYDHVPTPVDGVPNPDGFLGSPPYNFEFNRLGVRVPTFFISPWIEPGTVIHGPNGPFPMSQYEHSSIPATVKKIFNLKDFLTKRDSWAGTFESVITRDSPRQDCPETLSNPIKMRGTVAKQNAELSDFQEELVIVAVGLKGDYKNEELIHKLCKQTCIADACKYVTNAFEKFLQESRKARERGCDENNIVYCVDDDANHHVVKLPSQIKT from the exons ATGGCCGAGACGAAAGAAGGCTCAAGATCGTCATATCCTATCAAAACCGTCGTCGTTTTGGTCCAAGAGAATCGTTCTTTCGACCACACACTCGGCTGGTTCAAAGAGCTAAACCGAGAAATCGGCGGAGTCATCAAATCAGACCAGAAATTTAACCCGGTTTTGTCCTCAGACCTAAACTCCTCTCACATTGTCGTCTTCGACGACCAGTCTCAGTACGTTGACCCGAATCCAGGTCACTCCATTCGTGATATCTACGAACAAGTGTTCGGTAAGCCATGGGATTCGGTTCACCCTGATCCAAACCCGGGTCCAGCTACAATGTCCGGATTTGCCCAAAACGCCGAGCGAAAGATGAAAGGGATGTCCTCCGCGGTTATGAACGGATTTAAACCGGACGCTTTGCCGGTTTACAAGGATTTGGTTCAAAATTACGCCATATGTGATAA GTGGTTCGCGTCAGTTCCAGGTGCGACCCAGCCAAACCGATTGTTTGTCCATTCGGCAACATCACACGGAACAACATGCAATGACAGGAAATTACTAATTGAAGGGTTTCCACAAAAGACAATATTCGAGTCGCTCGATGAAGCTGGTTTCACCTTTGGCATTTATTACCAGTGTTTCCCTACTACTCTATTTTACAG GAATATGAGAAAACTCAAGTATTTGACACATTTCCACGACTACGGACTAAAATTCAAGAAAGATTGTAAAGAAGGGAAGCTACCAAACTACGTTGTGGTTGAACAACGTTGGTATGATCTATTGTCGAATCCAGCTAACGACGACCATCCGTCACATGACGTCTCTCAAGGACAAAAGCTCGTTAAAGAGGTTTACGAGGCCTTGAGATCGAGTCCTCAATGGAACGAGATTTTATTCATTATAACATATGACGAACATGGTGGGTTTTACGACCATGTCCCTACTCCGGTTGACGGAGTTCCTAATCCGGATGGTTTCTTGGGATCACCACCGTATAACTTTGAGTTTAATCGTCTCGGAGTTAGGGTTCCGACTTTCTTCATATCTCCTTGGATTGAGCCGGGGACtg TTATCCATGGACCAAACGGACCGTTCCCAATGTCACAGTACGAGCATTCATCAATTCCCGCAACGGTCAAGAAGATTTTTAATCTCAAAGATTTCTTGACAAAGAGAGATTCATGGGCTGGCACTTTTGAATCTGTTATTACTAGAGATTCACCAAGACAAGATTGCCCTG agaCATTGTCAAATCCGATCAAAATGAGAGGGACGGTAGCAAAACAAAATGCAGAACTAAGCGACTTTCAAGAAGAGCTTGTAATAGTTGCTGTGGGACTAAAAGGAGACTACAAAAACGAAGAACTGATCCACAAGCTATGCAAACAAACTTGTATTGCAGATGCTTGTAAATATGTTACGAACGCCTTTGAGAAGTTTTTACAAGAATCAAGAAAGGCAAGAGAGAGAGGATGTGATGAAAACAACATCGTTTATTGCGTGGATGATGATGCCAATCATCATGTTGTGAAACTCCCAAGCCAGATTAAAACCTGA
- the LOC104763974 gene encoding uncharacterized protein LOC104763974 isoform X2, producing MGETYPSVVPCFGIHPWFIADRSPHWFNTLKKLFETTPTAAVGEIGLDKGPLAAGIDYSDQLVVFRPQLELAKELNRPVAVHCIDAFDDLLEIMRSVGPFPAGVILHSFNGSAEVVPKLAELGAYFSFSGWFTYIDEKIAKKTLKSIPSDRFLLETDSPDGLPKSDESTSDPKPTLNEPANILAVLDYVANLSNMKKEELAELSYVNTVRLFSYPGSKLLTQQ from the exons ATGGGAGAGACGTATCCTTCTGTTGTTCCTTGCTTTGGAATTCATCCTTG GTTTATTGCTGATAGAAGCCCTCATTGGTTTAACACATTGAAGAAGTTATTTGAGACCACTCCTACTGCTGCTGTTGGAGAA ATTGGGTTGGACAAAGGTCCCTTAGCAGCAGGAATTGATTACTCAGACCAGCTAGTCGTGTTTCGCCCGCAGCTTGAACTTGCAAAAGAGCTGAACAGACCTGTAGCAGTTCATTGCATTGATGCATTTGATGATCTCCTAGAGATAATGAG ATCCGTGGGACCTTTTCCTGCTGGTGTGATTCTTCATTCATTCAATGGTTCAGCTGAAGTTGTTCCTAAACTCGCTGAGCTTGGTGCATACTTCTCCTTTTCTGGCTGGTTTACTTACATTGATGAGAAAATTGCAAAGAAGACTCTGAAatcg ATTCCTTCTGATAGGTTCTTATTGGAGACGGATTCACCTGACGGGTTACCAAAATCAGATGAGAGTACTTCGGATCCAAAACCAACTCTCAATGAGCCTGCAAACATTCTTGCT GTACTAGATTATGTTGCGAACCTGTCAAACATGAAGAAGGAAGAACTCGCGGAGTTAAGTTATGTAAACACTGTGAGATTGTTCTCTTATCCAGGTTCTAAACTGCTTACACAGCAGTAA
- the LOC104763973 gene encoding peroxisome biogenesis protein 19-1: MANSHTDDLDELLDSALDDFKDLNLSQRNQREAQEEEKKKKKKKEETSSLPSGVQGLGMGLPDMRSKKKGKQKVSKEDHVAEALDKLREQTRETVKGLESISSSKQQPASDDDGMVEDFLKQFEDLAGSKDLESIVETMMQQLLSKDILHEPMKEIGARYPKWLKDNEASLSEEDYKRYSQQYKLIEELNVVYENEPNNSAKIMEIMQKMQECGQPPSDIVKEIDPGFDFASLGQISPEMLESSPNCCIM, encoded by the exons ATGGCGAACAGTCACACCGATGACTTAGACGAGCTTCTCGATA GTGCATTGGATGATTTCAAAGATCTCAATCTTTCTCAAAG AAATCAAAGGGAAGcccaagaggaagagaagaagaagaagaagaagaaggaagagacgAGTTCATTACCGAGTGGAGTTCAAGGTCTTGGAATGGGATTACCAGATATGAGAAGCAAGAAGAAAGGAAAGCAGAAAGTTTCAAAAGAGGATCATGTTGCAGAAGCTCTTGATAAGCTTAGGGAACAAACTAGGGAAACTGTCAAGGGATTGGAatccatttcttcttctaagCAGCAGCcagcttctgatgatgatggtatGGTAGAGGATTTCCTCAAACAATTCGAGGATCTTGCTGGATCTAAG GACTTGGAATCAATAGTTGAAACAATGATGCAACAGCTATTGTCGAAAGATATCCTCCACGAACCAATGAAGGAGATCGGTGCAAGATATCCGAAATGGCTAAAAGATAATGAAGCCAGTCTAAGCGAAGAAGACTACAAGCGTTATTCACAACAGTACAAACTAATCGAAGAACTCAATGTGGTTTACGAGAATGAACCGAACAATTCAGCTAAGATAATGGAGATCATGCAGAAGATGCAAGAATGCGGACAACCCCCGAGTGATATAGTTAAAGAGATTGATCCCGGGTTTGATTTCGCAAGTCTAGGCCAAAT ATCTCCAGAGATGCTGGAGTCCTCGCCAAATTGCTGTATAATGTGA